Proteins from a single region of Paraburkholderia aromaticivorans:
- a CDS encoding 2Fe-2S iron-sulfur cluster-binding protein translates to MTTQDGKVYVTVKQTGERFSCALGESLLAGMARLGRRGIPVGCLSGGCGVCKVAVCRGSVRKTGAMSRAHISEAEEAQGVVLACRVAPTDDVELEVVGKMQKPFFKGLSFQVAQDSTK, encoded by the coding sequence GTGACTACTCAGGACGGGAAGGTCTACGTGACCGTCAAGCAGACCGGCGAGCGTTTCAGCTGCGCTCTCGGTGAGTCTCTGCTTGCCGGCATGGCACGCCTTGGGCGTCGCGGCATACCAGTTGGTTGCCTTAGCGGCGGGTGCGGGGTGTGTAAGGTCGCGGTGTGCAGAGGCAGCGTGCGCAAAACTGGAGCAATGAGCCGTGCGCACATTTCCGAGGCGGAAGAAGCGCAAGGTGTGGTGCTGGCGTGCCGGGTGGCGCCCACTGATGATGTAGAACTGGAGGTGGTCGGCAAGATGCAAAAGCCCTTTTTCAAAGGGTTGAGCTTTCAGGTAGCCCAAGATTCAACGAAATAA
- a CDS encoding catechol 2,3-dioxygenase, which produces MGVMRIGHASLKVMDMALAIKHYENVLGMKRTMEDEHGNVYLKCWDEWDKYSVILTPSDQAGLNHVAYKVEHDADLDALQKRIEAYGFKTQMLPEGTLPSTGRMLQFNLPSGHEMRLFATKEYVGTGVGTTNPDPWPDDVKGAGAHWLDHCLLMCELNPETGVNRVAENTRFMKECLGFYLAEQVMVGPDSSIQAATWMFRTSTPHDIAFVGGPRNGLHHIAFFLDSWHDVLKSADVMAKNKVKIDVAPTRHGITRGETIYFFDPSGNRNETFAGLGYLAQPDRPVTTWTEEHLGSGIFYHTGELVQSFTEVYT; this is translated from the coding sequence ATGGGTGTGATGCGAATCGGCCATGCCAGTCTGAAAGTGATGGACATGGCGTTGGCAATCAAGCACTACGAAAACGTCCTGGGAATGAAAAGGACGATGGAGGACGAACATGGAAACGTGTACCTCAAGTGCTGGGACGAATGGGACAAGTACTCCGTTATTCTGACGCCGTCCGATCAAGCAGGGCTCAACCATGTCGCCTACAAGGTTGAGCACGATGCCGACCTGGACGCGCTGCAAAAGCGTATCGAAGCCTATGGCTTCAAGACACAAATGCTCCCCGAAGGTACCCTTCCTTCGACCGGTCGTATGCTGCAGTTCAACCTGCCGAGCGGACATGAGATGCGTCTGTTTGCGACGAAGGAATATGTGGGCACCGGAGTCGGAACGACCAATCCTGACCCGTGGCCCGATGACGTCAAGGGGGCAGGCGCCCATTGGCTGGATCACTGCCTATTGATGTGTGAACTCAATCCGGAGACGGGCGTGAATCGGGTGGCGGAAAATACCCGGTTCATGAAGGAATGCCTGGGCTTTTATCTGGCTGAGCAAGTTATGGTAGGTCCGGATAGTAGCATTCAGGCTGCAACGTGGATGTTCCGCACGTCCACGCCGCACGACATCGCTTTCGTAGGTGGGCCTCGCAATGGTTTGCACCACATTGCCTTCTTCCTCGACTCGTGGCATGACGTACTGAAATCGGCTGACGTCATGGCCAAGAACAAGGTCAAGATCGACGTGGCGCCGACGCGCCATGGGATTACCCGCGGGGAGACGATCTATTTCTTCGATCCAAGTGGGAATCGCAACGAGACCTTTGCCGGCCTGGGCTACCTCGCTCAACCTGATCGGCCTGTGACGACCTGGACGGAAGAGCATCTCGGCAGCGGCATCTTCTATCACACCGGTGAGTTGGTCCAGTCATTCACCGAGGTTTACACCTGA
- the dmpE gene encoding 2-oxopent-4-enoate hydratase — protein sequence MDKTQITELGDALYQALTTRTVLDPLTERHPDMTIEDAYHIQQRMIERRVQAGETIIGKKIGVTSAAVMNMLGVYQPDFGYMLDGMIYNEGQSIEIGTLIQPKAEGEIAFILKKDLMGPGVTNVDVLAATECVMPCFEIVDSRIRDWKIKIQDTVADNASCGVFVLGDHAVDPRKLDLTLCGMVMERNGEIIATGCGAAALGSPVNAVAWLANTLGRLGIALKAGEVILSGALAAMFPAKAGDSFRVSIGGLGGCSVRFH from the coding sequence ATGGACAAAACTCAAATCACCGAGCTTGGCGACGCCCTGTATCAGGCACTGACCACGCGAACCGTGCTCGATCCGCTGACCGAGCGCCACCCCGATATGACGATCGAGGACGCCTATCACATCCAGCAGCGCATGATCGAGCGTCGTGTGCAGGCTGGTGAAACCATCATCGGCAAGAAGATCGGCGTGACGTCGGCGGCCGTGATGAACATGCTTGGCGTGTATCAGCCGGATTTCGGCTACATGCTCGACGGCATGATCTACAACGAAGGGCAGTCGATCGAGATCGGCACGCTGATTCAGCCCAAGGCCGAAGGCGAGATCGCGTTCATCCTCAAGAAAGACCTGATGGGGCCGGGGGTGACCAACGTGGACGTGCTGGCGGCGACCGAATGCGTGATGCCGTGCTTTGAAATTGTCGATTCGCGCATCCGCGACTGGAAGATCAAGATTCAGGACACCGTGGCGGACAACGCCTCCTGTGGCGTATTCGTGCTGGGTGATCACGCGGTCGATCCACGCAAGCTCGACCTGACGCTGTGCGGCATGGTGATGGAGCGTAATGGCGAGATTATCGCCACGGGCTGCGGCGCGGCGGCACTGGGCTCACCGGTCAACGCCGTGGCCTGGCTGGCCAACACGCTGGGGCGTCTGGGCATTGCACTCAAGGCGGGCGAGGTGATCTTGTCCGGCGCGCTGGCGGCGATGTTCCCGGCCAAGGCGGGCGACAGTTTCCGCGTCAGTATTGGCGGTCTGGGCGGTTGTTCGGTCCGGTTTCACTGA
- a CDS encoding 2-hydroxymuconic semialdehyde dehydrogenase codes for MLITDPQATASTGNQSVARAKEIHNFINGEYVPGQRWFEKRSPLNNAVIAKVAEAGRAEVDAAVAAAQAALKGAWGRMSLAQRVEVLYAVADGINRRFDDFLAAEVEDTGKPMSLARHVDIPRGAANFKIFADVVKNVPTEFFEMPTPDGVGAINYAMRRPVGVVGVICPWNLPLLLMTWKVGPALACGNTVVVKPSEETPQTAALLGEVMNAAGVPPGVYNVVHGFGPSSTGEFLTTHRGINAITFTGETRTGAAIMKAAADGARPVSLEMGGKNAAIVFADCDFDAAIEGTLRSCFANCGQVCLGTERVYVERPIFDRFVSALKKGAEGMQLGRPEDPATGMGPLISQEHRDKVLSYYKKAVEAGATVVAGGGVPDMPDALKGGAWVQPTIWTGLGDDSVIAREEIFGPCALVMPFDSEEEVIRRANDNDYGLATAIWTTNLSRAHRVAGAIEVGIAWVNSWFLRDLRTPFGGAKQSGIGREGGVHSLEFYTELKNVCIKL; via the coding sequence ATGCTGATTACCGATCCCCAAGCGACCGCGAGCACTGGAAACCAGTCCGTCGCTCGTGCTAAAGAAATCCACAACTTCATCAACGGCGAATATGTGCCGGGTCAGCGTTGGTTCGAGAAGCGCTCGCCGTTGAACAACGCGGTCATTGCCAAGGTGGCCGAAGCCGGCCGTGCCGAAGTCGACGCGGCGGTGGCTGCGGCGCAGGCCGCGCTCAAGGGAGCATGGGGGCGCATGAGCTTGGCCCAGCGCGTGGAAGTGCTGTACGCGGTGGCCGACGGCATCAACCGTCGTTTTGACGACTTCCTTGCCGCTGAGGTAGAGGACACGGGCAAGCCTATGAGCCTGGCGCGGCATGTGGACATTCCGCGTGGGGCGGCCAATTTCAAGATCTTCGCCGATGTGGTGAAGAACGTGCCCACTGAGTTTTTTGAAATGCCTACACCGGATGGTGTCGGGGCGATCAACTACGCCATGCGTCGACCGGTCGGGGTGGTCGGGGTGATCTGTCCATGGAACCTGCCGCTGCTGCTGATGACCTGGAAAGTCGGCCCAGCGCTGGCCTGTGGCAACACCGTTGTGGTCAAGCCCTCCGAAGAGACGCCGCAGACCGCTGCATTGCTGGGCGAAGTGATGAACGCGGCGGGCGTGCCGCCAGGGGTCTACAACGTCGTGCACGGCTTCGGCCCCAGCTCCACCGGCGAATTCCTCACCACCCACCGCGGCATCAACGCCATCACCTTCACCGGTGAAACCCGCACGGGTGCGGCCATCATGAAGGCCGCGGCTGACGGTGCGCGCCCCGTGAGTCTGGAGATGGGCGGCAAGAACGCTGCCATCGTGTTTGCCGATTGCGACTTCGACGCCGCCATTGAAGGCACGCTGCGCTCGTGCTTCGCCAACTGTGGCCAGGTCTGCCTGGGTACGGAGCGGGTATATGTCGAGCGCCCTATCTTTGATCGTTTTGTCTCCGCGCTCAAAAAAGGCGCTGAAGGCATGCAGCTCGGCCGCCCGGAAGATCCGGCCACCGGCATGGGCCCGCTGATTTCGCAAGAGCATCGTGACAAGGTGCTGTCGTATTACAAGAAGGCGGTTGAAGCGGGCGCGACGGTGGTGGCGGGCGGCGGTGTACCCGATATGCCGGACGCGCTCAAAGGCGGCGCGTGGGTACAGCCCACCATCTGGACGGGCTTGGGCGACGACTCGGTGATTGCCCGCGAGGAGATCTTCGGCCCTTGCGCGCTGGTCATGCCATTCGACAGCGAAGAAGAGGTGATCCGCCGTGCCAACGATAACGACTACGGCCTGGCCACGGCGATCTGGACCACCAATCTGTCGCGTGCGCACCGCGTGGCGGGGGCCATCGAGGTCGGCATTGCGTGGGTGAACTCCTGGTTCCTGCGCGATTTGCGCACGCCGTTCGGCGGGGCCAAGCAGTCGGGTATCGGGCGCGAGGGCGGAGTCCACTCGCTGGAGTTCTACACGGAACTCAAAAACGTTTGCATCAAATTGTGA
- a CDS encoding GlcG/HbpS family heme-binding protein: MTQADSLHSVEARLINWPAANRVVEAAALHAQRLGVCVNIAVVDVAGNLAAFLRMPGAPLHSIEIAIDKAYTAASFGLPTSRWSEALLSHSEAVRQGIVRRPRFIAFGGGLPIVESGHRIGGIGVSGGTEEQDEHCAQAGLSLLGLTQT, from the coding sequence ATGACTCAGGCTGACTCACTTCATAGCGTCGAGGCGCGGCTGATCAACTGGCCTGCGGCTAACCGCGTCGTCGAGGCAGCTGCGCTGCACGCGCAGCGCCTCGGCGTATGCGTGAACATCGCGGTGGTCGATGTGGCGGGGAATCTTGCCGCGTTTCTGCGCATGCCTGGAGCGCCGTTGCACTCCATCGAGATCGCCATCGACAAGGCATACACGGCAGCCAGTTTCGGCTTACCGACCAGTCGGTGGAGTGAGGCCTTGCTGAGTCATTCCGAAGCGGTCCGCCAAGGCATCGTGCGAAGGCCCCGCTTCATCGCCTTCGGCGGTGGTTTGCCGATTGTTGAAAGTGGCCATCGCATCGGGGGTATTGGCGTGTCTGGCGGTACCGAAGAGCAGGACGAGCACTGTGCGCAAGCCGGATTGAGCCTGCTAGGTCTAACTCAAACCTGA